A segment of the Zingiber officinale cultivar Zhangliang chromosome 8B, Zo_v1.1, whole genome shotgun sequence genome:
TCTCAGCCCAAATTGACAATGGTACTTCCTCCTCATTTTTTCTTCTTACAGATTGGCTCTAGTTAGCATTTTATCCCTTCTGTTCACTGAGAAGTTACTAGTAGAGATGTAATTTGTTAGATTTGTAGTTTGATTCTACTAGGATCGGGATTAATTGGGTTCCTTAAAACTACAATTCTTGCACCTGATCTTGTTTGTTCCAGGAAATCCTGCAAACCAAATTGTGAACTTGATAAACAAGAATAGAACAGCCACCAAGTTGCCAGAACTCTCGAACAGCGCAGGACTAGGCTGCATGGCCTTGCAGCTGTTACTGAAATGCACCAAAAACTGCACCGGAAACAACACGCTCGACTGCCGCCCTCCCGAAGTCGACATCACTGAGGTCTATGCGCCCAACTGCGGGGTAGAGTTGCCGACCGTGGAGTCCATCTCCGGCCACATCTTCGGCTGCTACTGGGACCGCCAAGTAGACCCAGAGCAAGCCTTCACGGGTGTTCTAGTCCCAAACAACAGGTCACTCTCTCTTCTGCAAAGCAAAGAGCACAATGAGATCGGAGTTGGCTATGTCGGAGAGGACCGCCAGGGGCCGTTCCTCTGGTGCATCTTGTTTAGCAATGGGAGCTCCAGATCCAGCTTTGTTCTTGAGGGTGGAAAAGGGATTGAGCAGAGGACTGGCTGCTTCAGTGGGGCAAATGTTACATGCAGTGCAGGGGAGGTGCTAATGGTGCAATTGAACAttctggtggtggtggtggtgttgATATTTTGCTTAGTTCTTCAACTGGTGGTAGTAGTTTGATGAGTAGTGGAGGTGATTGTAGTTTGTTCGGGAAGCTTTTCTTTTTATGAGAACAATCAATTCAAAGTTGGAATTGGTTTTGTCAGGTTGAAAATACATAGAGAGTATGCTTGTTTAGTTCTTCCCTTCTGAATTGGACTTTGATAAAGGTTTGTCGATAGTTTTATCTTTAGAACTCGCAAGTTTTCTTCAGAGGACCCATAAAATATAATGAAGCAACATGAGCAAGATCCTTGGGATACTAGTCGTTGTGAATGAACTATGTTCTAGTACCAGAAGAATTCCAGGATGAAGGGGAGCTTGCACACTAATTTGCGTGAGGCCCCCTTTGCCTGAGTTATGCTTTAAGTTTGAGAAGTTAAAATGAAACTTGTCCTAAATTTTATAGGTGTACCTTAGTTTTGCTGCAATCAGCCTGAGGAGCTGTCGGAATGAACATTCGTGAAACATAGCAGAGGAAACTCACTcactgagagagagagagagaattttgaaaatcattaaATAGATGTGTAAAATCAACAGATGGGAGAGACATAGCAAAGGAAACTCACTCACTAGAGAGAGATACAATTGATGTGTAAAAGCAGTGGCTGATCAGCGGAAAGAAGTGCTAACAGACGAGGTGGTAACGAGGCCAGATAATAATCCAACAAGCGCAGCACTGTTGTAGGTACTAGGTTCACTCTGCATCGAGTTGTTTCGGAGATCAATATAGGAGTCGTTCTTAAATGGTCCGCCCACAAGCGCTCCCTGGGCTACATTTGGATTTGGTTCAGTAGAAGAGAGCCACTGGAAACCATTACATCCCGTGGTGGCGTCCGCGGGGATTGATGCTCCCCTGTGGTGAACCTGTTGCGGATAGCTGTTTCCATATCCCACAAGGTAACTAAGCTTCATTGGATTGTCACCCAAGATGTAATCAACCTGATAACACAAACCAA
Coding sequences within it:
- the LOC122016606 gene encoding uncharacterized protein LOC122016606, encoding MWNWKIYISFLIVLLPVVSAQIDNGNPANQIVNLINKNRTATKLPELSNSAGLGCMALQLLLKCTKNCTGNNTLDCRPPEVDITEVYAPNCGVELPTVESISGHIFGCYWDRQVDPEQAFTGVLVPNNRSLSLLQSKEHNEIGVGYVGEDRQGPFLWCILFSNGSSRSSFVLEGGKGIEQRTGCFSGANVTCSAGEVLMVQLNILVVVVVLIFCLVLQLVVVV